In Lathyrus oleraceus cultivar Zhongwan6 chromosome 2, CAAS_Psat_ZW6_1.0, whole genome shotgun sequence, the DNA window GCATTCTCGATCATAAGCTTGTCAACGATTCCCTTCCAAGCACCTGAGGTGGGAGGTATGCTGGAGTATTCATGAAAAGGCTGGACTTTAGAGAGAAGTAAACCTTCTTGTTCCTCCTGTTTCTTCTCAGCTCGCTGTTCCAAAATCTCAATCAAATAATCCTTCTCCTTTAGCTGCTgctccatcttcatcttcttatCATTCAAGACATGGTACTTGCCTTCCCAAATGTCTCTTTCCAATTTCAACCTATCCAAAATTTCTTGAAACTCTTCTCTATTCTCAATAGGAATGGTGGATGATGATGTTATAACATAAGGAAATGAGGGCTTCTCAAGAGCATATGGCATCTTAAGTTCATTGGCTCTAGCACAAACCCATCGGGTGTAGGGCTcaaaagcaacacaattctttCTTCCTAATCGGTCTTTTCCTTTTCTGTGAATTTTGCGCCAAGCATGTATGATTCTATCCTTCAAACCGGAACTCTCTTCGTTGTTGAGGTAAAAGAAACCTGACAACAGAAGGTTGTCGGGTTTATCTGCCATAGGATATCCTAACTGGCGTCTGGCAAGGATGggattgtagttaattccccCATGTACACCAATGAGAGGTACGTTAGGAAATTCACCACATCTATTAATAATTACTCCAACATCATAGGAGAGGTCATACCAATGTATACTCCCTTGATCAATGGACATGAACCTCTGAGACCATCTGAGCTTCTGTGGATTCTCCCCGAAGAGCCTGGATCTgggcaagtgagaaataaaccacttatataggAGAGGTGCACAACAAAGAATGGTTCCACCATCTTTCTTAATCTTGTG includes these proteins:
- the LOC127123213 gene encoding uncharacterized protein LOC127123213, yielding MELGRRNTKKYTFKCPDLTELKKLGSMIVSPEDFKAQYGRLMGILKTKVGDGVLNTLVQFYDPLYHCFTFPDYQLMPTLEEYSYWFGLPVSDKLLFSGSEKTPTSAAIAEALHLETSVVKDNFTKKGGILGLTSRFLLDKAFIFAEADSRDAFEAIFALLIYEIVLFLNIEDFVDVNDIRIFLIGNPVPTLLGDTYYFIHHKIKKDGGTILCCAPLLYKWFISHLPRSRLFGENPQKLRWSQRFMSIDQGSIHWYDLSYDVGVIINRCGEFPNVPLIGVHGGINYNPILARRQLGYPMADKPDNLLLSGFFYLNNEESSGLKDRIIHAWRKIHRKGKDRLGRKNCVAFEPYTRWVCARANELKMPYALEKPSFPYVITSSSTIPIENREEFQEILDRLKLERDIWEGKYHVLNDKKMKMEQQLKEKDYLIEILEQRAEKKQEEQEGLLLSKVQPFHEYSSIPPTSGAWKGIVDKLMIENAQLKRQKRKHQPAAEPSTYEIP